TTTGGCCTCCTGAATGGCAACATAGCAGTGAAGACAAGGATTGTTAGCTATTTCCATTGTACGGAAGGTCTCCCAATCCCTTGTTAACACACAGGAGCCCTGTGTGTGTTGCAGTATGGACTCTCTCCTCCTCTGACTCTCAGCTGTCTTTCCCTTTCAGGGCCATGTCAGCGGGCTGAAGGACTTGGTGTCACCAAAATACGCTTTCTTGTGGATCCGGCCCTCTGTGTCTCATGAGGAACTACAAACAATTTCAGTTGAGGCAGAGAAGATAGGAATGCTAGTCCTCAGGTAAGTTAGAACTAAATACTGAAGTTCCCCCATGACTTTTggggacagccagtgtggtgtcatggtttcagtgttggactaggactctggaagaccagggttcaaatcccagctaggctgtggaaacccaccaggtgattttggtcaagtcccactctctgtgcctcggaggaaggcaacggcaagcctcctctgaagaaatcttgccaataaatccttgtaccagtgtgatgtaatgattccaaaattggactaggactccaggaggccAGATTTCAAATCCTCTCTGCTCATCTGTGAGAACCTACTGGTTGTCCAACTTGGAcaaatctcagcctcagaggatggtgtcagattctgtctgatcaaATCTTGCTGAGATAATcccatgccttagggttgctataagtcagaaacaatgacAACGTGGGGAAGCAGTGACAGTTGATCTGCCCTGGTCTTGCTCTGTGGTGTATTCAAGATGCAGATCTGGGGCAAGCAGGGACTGTTTAGAAGCCACCCCAAGCCCAGAGGTTCTCCATGTGGGGCAAGAGAGTTCTGGACACCATCAGGGGATGGCTGTTGTTAATGTTCCTTGTGGGGGGGAACCGGTTGCAAGCCCTCCTGAATGCCCGACTTTGGCCTTTGGGCTCTGGCCATGGGCGGTGACCATGTCCATTCCTTCCCTCATAAGGCTGCTGGAACGGCCGGTGGCTACTCTGACCACGGAGGAGCTCAGCAAAGACCTGCGGCAGCTTCCAGAGCAGATCAGAGGCACCCCATACAGCAGCGTGATGAAGCTGCTCCGCTTGGCCCTCAGCGGCCAACAGGTGAAACCTCTCAACCCTTCCTCCTTTCAGCATCTGCTCTGGAAGGCAGTAGTTACCTTCTTTGGGTTTGCAGAGAGCCTCTGGTGGTAGCATTCGTATCTATTTCAGGAAGGGCCTGCCGTTGCCGAAATGATGGTCTCCTTGGGACGCAGAGAGGCCTGCGCTCGGATCCAGAGGGCCCTCTGCAGATGACCATGGAGACACATGATGGAGATGGAGCGAAAGACAAGCAGTCCGTGGGTTTGGAGGGAAGCTCTTCTTCTGGGTGTCTTGCAGTCCTGGGATTTCAGGACGGGAGGACGATGGTGATGGTGCTTGCGCAGGGACTTCTGCAAGACTTGTGCGAAGTGCAGCATGCCTCATGGAAAGTGGCAACTTTTGCAAATAAGCTATGGCTTCCTGGTTCTGTGGCCCAACAGGATAGGAACACAGCTTCAAATGTGATGTTTGTGCACACAGCATTAATAAAGTTGGAAAGCCTGAAGACTACTGAATGGGCATCAAGTCTTTGTGTCTGGCAGTGGGACTCTGCCTTTCTCGGGGTGGTTTGGACTAGTCCCTGGGCCTGGGCTTCTTCCACACGATGGCGTTGATGCATTTGGctcagtgtggtggagtcctGGCATTGGCAGAATGTCTGACTTCTCtgggcttctctgtcagagagctctggtgccacagcaaactacaaatctcgggcttccatgggatggagccatggcagtcaaagccgtgccaaactgcattatttctgcagtgtgacagcagcctaaaAGTAGGGTGAGCTGCCCTGCTTCAGTCGGTGTGTTTGTATCCTTAGGTTTGAACGCTGTGCCAAAGGGAGACAGGCTTTTGGGGGGCGCCTTTTTCGTGGGTGGCCTAGGGCTGGCCTGAGCCCTGGACTCAGGTGGGCTGACAATTGACAAAGCTGCTTTGGAGCTGACCCAGGTCAGCCTGAAAGGGTGTGTTTGTGGGTCTGTCTCCTTTCCTCCCAGGGGTGAATCTTGTGCCAAGGCGGGGGACAGGCCTTCTTGCCAGCCTTCCTGAGCCCAGTGTGGCCTAGGGCTGCCCTGAGGGCTGggcttgggagaccagggtcagTTCCCTTCCCAGCCTGGTCAAGCGGGGAGGGGCCTGGCCGGACTTCCGAGGGGACGGGCGGAGAAGGCAGCGGTCATGGCTCGGGCGGCTCCTCCGGGCGCCTTGGAGCGCCTCCTGCGTGAGTCCAAAGcctgggaaggagaagggagggaggaaggaaggaatgaaagaaagaaagaatgagggaaggaaggagggaaggaaggaaggaaggaagggggctctCCTCTGGAGATCCCTGGAGTCTGGAGGTGCCCCTCGCCCCTTTCTTTCCCCGATTGACAGATGGGAGGGAAGCCCCCGGGAGTCCCTGTCCTGGGCAGAGTGACCGGACGTCATCCTCCCCGCCACCGAGGAGGAGGACAAGATGTAGGACATTCAGGGCAGAATGTAGGACGCCACCCAATCCAAGCAGCAGAGGAATGCTGTCAATAGAAACCCACTTTCCAGGGAGCCTTTGCAACAATCATGGCAAAGCCTGCTTCTGGCCatgtattcctcctcctcctcctcctcctcctcctcctcctccgagtgTTTCTCTTCCCTATTAGAAGGAATGCCTGACTCGCAAGACACTCTTGGGCGAGGCAAAGGCACGTGGGGACGGAGAACCCGTGACTCTTCCCTGCTTGGAGCCCAGTGGAAAGGCAGAGGGGAGGGTCCTTGTCTTGGCTTTGGCCGACTGTGTGTCCCCCTTTGCCCCCTGGCATGGTCTATCACTGtaaaggatattattattattattattattattattattattattattattattattaNNNNNNNNNNTTATATTTCTCACCCGCCAATAAAGATTTACTCCGTCCTGCCTTTGCCCCCAAAGTGTGGGTCTGTGTCTTCCAGGTCCAGGATGAATAAGAAACAGGTAGGAACCACAGTCTAACCTTTAAATTGTCGAAAGAAGATCAAGCAAATCAACAGCGTCTCCAAACGCAGTGGGAGCGCAtacagtttaaaagcacattaGTCAGTTAAAGGCCTGTGGAGAGTTTGCGCTTCTTTCCATTTAATAAAGCAAGTTATATTTTCCCCCGGCAGCAGTCTGCCTCCAGTTTGCTTAAACCatctgcatatttatttttaacgTTTCCGTCCTCTTTCCAAATGCAGCCACACACCAAATCAATCCTGATGTTCCCCTCGCTGTGTCTTCAGATCTTTCCAAGTGAAACAGCTGGAAAGCGCAACTGTTTGTGCATCCTCTGTACTGTATTCAGTGGGCATCCCTCAATGCAAGAGATGCCCCATTTCGGCCCGTTCCTTCCAGCCGGTCCCTTGTTTTGAACCCAGGGCCCTTTTCAGGTTCCCAAGGCCTTTGGTCCTCCTGCAGATGTCCCAGACTGCAAAAAGCCCCAATGGCCGGCATGGCTGTTGTCACCCAAATTGTCACCTGAACCATCTGGCAGGGCTAAGGTTTCCCAACAGGTAACTTTAGAACAGGCAGATAGAAAAGGTCACCCatgttttccaaaataaaatgcaaggCACACTAAATGATATCTAAAATCTGCcccacctcaagccttgaggagaggcaggaaagaaataaaatacattattattattattattattattattattattattattagagagaaAATCCTGCAGACATTTCCTCCTTACTTCAGTACTACTAGAggcttgctgttgctgttgtgtgccttcaagttgttccagacttatggcgaccctaaggcaaaccacttacagggttttcttggcaaggtttgctcagaggggtttgccattgccatcctctggggctgagagagtgggacttattattgcccaaggtcacccagtgggtttcacggctgagcggagattcgaaccctggtctttagagtcgtagtccaggactcaaaccactctgccacactGACTCCCTTCGGTAGTTGCAGATAGTTCCTTGGTTCTTCTTCCTAGTTCGCTGCACCTCCAAATAAATTGCAGCCCCCTTGTGCCAAGCAGTTCCCCTGAATGGGAAATGGCACCGTTGTTTTTGTGGTTGTGCTGCTTCCCTTGTCTTTCCATTGCTAGCAGAAACTGGTGTCTGTTCTGGTTCCAGTTGGTGGTTTTGGGGTGTCTTCTGCTAGCAATACCAGATAGGGACCCCTTTTTCTCCCTTGTGTGTGTTGCAGACAAAGCCACCGACCCCAGCGGCCCCAAAGAGAACTGGCAGTGCATCCAGAGGTTTTGTGACCAGGTCAACAGTGCAGAGGCCGACGGGTGAGAGGAAGGCAGCTGTGGATGGTGGGAGAGGAAACGCCAAGTGGATGGTGGGCATTAGCATGGCGGGGTAGGAAAGTGGGCCCCATGGGCACTGAAAGATCCCACAACCCTAGCTtaaataatatacatatatataaatatatatatacgcacacacatatacacaaacagtGGAGTTTGGTtataggaacccccccccccccatggataccaaaatctgtggatgctcgagtcaaatgcaatggcacagtaaaatggcagaaccaattattattattatattaagtattattacattttatttataaaagtgctgtaaatttgcacagcgctgtacatagaatggATAAAATCAATAAGAATGataaaacctgccagtggcatacaacctaaaaaataacaaatgcatataaCAGTAGATAGTAATGCAAGctagaataaaataagcaaacaacaggttaaaaacatcaaataacagacATCAggtcaaatatcaaacaaaacaaaaacagtcacaCACTACTTGGAAACGCTTCCCTGAAACACTTTccccaaggtttgctttttggatatggATATATCCCGTTGTGACGCTTTCCATCTGTGACGCCAATCTCTTGCTCTCTTCCTCAGCCCCTCCACAGCTCTCCGGTTGCTGGAGCATAAGATCCAGTCGCCGCAGGAGGCCGAAGCGCTCCAAGCCCTGACCGTAAGTGTGAGCACATGCATGTGCAATGCTCTGACCTGGACCCAAGTGTCTGAATGGGTCTGTTGTGGGGGAAGCCGAGGGCAGGGGTGGGGGAAAAGGATTTCCATGGAGCCGTCTGGCCATACTTTTGGAAGTTCTGcctccttggctgcatctacactgcagaaaccatctggtttgacaccactttaactgccatggctcaatactaggggattggcttacacattgtaaactgcttagggatgTTAGTTTACTGatatgtggtatagaaatgtacttgtacagtaattgctattgctattctgggagttccagtctggtgccacaacagactgcagttcccagaattccatagcattgagccatggcagttgaagcagtgtcaaactgcattactgctggggtgcggatgcagcctgagaccaTTGCAAATTTGGACATGGGTTGCAAAGATGCTGCTGCCGCCTTCGcctcccatctctctctttctgtctctgtctgGATTTTCCCATCTGGTGTCTCAAGGCTTTGTGTCTTTGCTGCAGGTCCTGGAGATGTGTGTGAACAACTGCGGTGAGAACTTCCATCACGAAATGGGGAAGTTCCGCTTTTTGAACGGTTTGATCAAAGTCCTTTCCCCGAAGGTGAGAAGAGGCGGCTGGGTGGCTGGGGGTGGGTCCCTTCTGTAAGggttccatcatcatcatcatcatcatcataatacaatcatcaccatcatcactgaTATAGGGACTCCAGGTGGCTCATAGCAAActtaaaaccatacaagttaaaagcaatgcaaaaatATTTAGAAGTATAAATATTATGGGGTTTTAAAGAaccattaaacaatttataaagttaaaaacattaaacattaaaatagtaaaatgtatttttaaaaaaaaaacactattcaaaccttagttttgtgtgggtttttcaggttctgTGGCCatttctataagagtttattcctgacgtttcgccagcatctatggctggcatcttcagagaaccttACTTAAATCTGAATTGCAAAGCATTTGAAAGCCTCAAAAGTCTGAAAAAGCCTCACAGCACAAAAGTGTTTtacaaaaagagagcagggatgGTCCAGGGAATGCAGAAGAGTGCAAACACATCATTGGAGGCTTAATGCCAAGGTTTGTTGCTAAAGAAAAGGCGCTCTTTGTATGTTCAGTGGCACTCTCTTCCATTTTTAAGACCTTCACGGATTCAGAGTTGAGCCCTGGCAGGGGACTTTGTTGGGACCCCGTCGGTGGGGTGAAGAAGACTTTTCCATTGGGGAGcatctctttcctcctctgcccctctctttctctgattGTGACCTTTCTTTGCTTTTGGGGCTTGTTTTCAGTACCTGGGTGAGTGGTCCACAGAGAGAGTCAAGTCTCGCATCATGGAGATCCTCTTCAGTTGGACTGTGTGGTTTCCTCAGGAAGTGAAAATCCGGGACGCTTATCAGATGCTGAAGAAACAAGGTTTCCATTCGCTTATTTCTCAAggtttcccttcctccctctgtctgaagtcacacaacagccTCAGACCACAAGCCTGCTGACCCAAGGTTTGGAGCAATGCCTTTTCCTCCTCGTGAGGCTTCTTGGCTCCTTGGACGGGGATTTggggtgggatgaggctcagaATGAActatctcctccttcctctgcttcaGGGAGGTTTTACGCAAGAATTGGGCAGCTGGTGTTTAATCCAGCTCTGTTGAAGAATTCCTTATCCTGGTGACACTTGCAAGGAATTTTTTAAACAAGAGTGATGTGTCCAAAGGGAGTTCCATCCCTGGCCTTTGGACACCCAGCGGAGACAAATGGGAACACATCAGCACTACTGCAACCTTTCTTTCAGGAATCATAAAGCAAGACCCCAAATTACCAGAGGACAaaatcctgcctcctccttccctaaGGCCAACTGGGTCTATTTTTGATGCTGATAATGAGAAATCCCAGGTAATCTGACCTCCCTTTTGCTCACTGTCTGGGTCAGGAAGGAGCAGTGGTTGTACCGTGGTTATCATTATTACCATCATCATTACCACCAtcatctctctctatctcttgAGATCAAACTCAAGGTGCCAATTCAGAACCCAGGATTCTGACCAAAGCTGGGGCACCAACAAAGAAGAGGCAGCTTTTGTCAGGTTCAGGGGAAATCCCATCTTCTGCAAAAGCACTCTCTGTGTTTTAAAAGTACACCAAGGAGGCCCTTATCCACACAGGTTAAGGCTGACGCTGGAGTAAAATAAAGCCACTAATGATACAAAATGCAGCTTTAATTGATTGCATATAGATGGGGGGAAGAAAGGATGCAGCCACGGAAACAACAGCAAGGTTTTTATTTTCTCTGCAGCTTTTAGCCAGGCTCTTGAAAAGCAAAAAGCCTGACGATTTGCAGGTGGCCAACAGGCTGATCAAAGGGCTGATCAAAGAGGTTGGTGTTTGTATCCTCCACCCCAGAAATGGGTTTTATGCCCTGGCACACTTTCAGTCACCAAAGTGGTGGGAGCGACATCCCCTGGAGTGCCAGAGGCAGCCCAAATGGGACTCTCCCGGGCTCCAGAGGATGCAGTCTGCCCTGgtaatggtggcagagaaggggCTTCAGGGAATGGGATTGATCATCCTGGGTCATTTGGGCCTCTTTGCAGGAGCAGGAGAAGTCCGCCAAAGTGTCCAGGCGCATGAGTGCCATCAAGGAGGCCCACAGCAGTGCCATGGCCCTGGAGGAGATACTGAGCAGATTCAGggcaaaggagggagactcctgCCCCAAACCAGCCCTGGAGGCTCTGCAGGTGAGTCTCTCCTTTGGGACATTTTGGGAGCACCTGGTCTGCACATGAGAAGGTGAGCTGCAAAGAAGAGGGTGACCTATGAGGCCTTTTGGTGAGGGAGAGGGTCCAACCCAGCTCTCTGAAAGAGCGTATGTGCCATGGGTCTTCTCCCCCCACAGGATATGCGTGCCAAGTGCGAGAAGCTGAAGCCCCTGATGTTCCGAGTGGCAAGCGAGACTGTGGAGGATGAAGAGGCTTTGGGTAATGTGTGGGTGGCACAGGACtttggggaggagaagagggCAGGGGGAGCCCTGGGATTTGGGTTTGTGTATTGGGACTTGATTGGGGGGCCTGAAAATGGCCCATTCTGGGAATCTGGCAATCAACCCAGGACCTCAGGTAAATGGGATGCCTAGCttgtttcaaaatgtattttcatgTACAGTTTGCTGCATGAGTTGTGCAGTCTGTAGCTGTTCACTTTTGCTCATGTGCAACCATATCTTCCCTGATCCTTCTGCAATATACAGTAATCACCGCCCAAACTTGTCTGAGGTACATGAAATGGTGGGTTTCCCTCCAAAGACAACTTGGTGGTCGTGTGCCTGAGTCTGGCTCAGGGAAATGGATGCCAAAGCCCATCTTCTGCTGCTGAGCACCAGGCAGAGACCCTTCTCCAGATGTCAAGGGTGGGATGCAGCTGCAGCTTGGAGGGCTGGTGTCTTGGAGTAGGGACAGAAGCCCAGTAAGGCTCCAGCTCCCTACCTGTTCCTTTGGGAAGTGACAGACAGAGAaatcctctttcctcctctttctgtagCTGAGATTCTCCGTGCAAACGACCTACTCCTTCAAGGACTCACTTTGTATGAGCAGGTTGTGGGCCCGACCTCTGCTGAGGCTGCAGGTAGGTCCCTTGCCAAGGTCAGCTTGGCTTCTGCCCTGCAAACATGCCCAGGAAAAGGCTCTCATGCCACATTCATTGAATGTATTGAATATTAAGGGGTGCTTCCATGCCTCTCTGCAACATctctgcctttgctttccttctggAGTGGCTGTCAGGTCCCTGAGAGAAAAAGGCTTTTCACAACCCCATCTGGCTTCCATTTCAGCTGCGCCTCCGGACAGCAGAAAGAGCCTCCCATTAATTGATTTCTCTGAACTGGATCCTTCATCCCAAATTCCCACACCAGCAGCATTGCAGGGGAACCCAGACTCCTCTGGTGACCGTGTCCCATCCTCCCCATCTGCCCATTCACTGGATGAGGAGCTGATGTCAGGTCAGTTGGGGGGCAACCTGGCCAACCTTGCTTAGCCTCTGAAATTAAAGAGGCAAAGAGTGGGATCCAGGTGGTGACCCAAGCCTTCCCCATTTGTAGTTGAGGCATTTCAGCATCAAAGCCAGGAGCCAGATGAGAAGACCCTGCCGCGTCTCTGGTGCTCCTCTACctcatggggtggggtggggtgttttGTACTGGGGGGGGCCTTCAGGTTCCCCCATATCTTGTCTCTGGGGTATCAGGANNNNNNNNNNGTGACAGAAGCCAGAAGGAGAAGGTCACAAGGAATGCCAGTGCACTAACAGTCCAGGCAAGATGTAACCTGAGGATGGGGTGCAGAGGTGAAGGGGGGCTACACTTCTTTTGCAGGGGAAGACAGTGCCTACATCTCTCTGTTTGTCTCTCTCAGACCTTCCCAACAGCCCTGTGGCCAGCAGGGCCTCCAAAGCACCACCATCCCAGCCACCCTGCAGCAGTTCCTTGGCTGCGCTTTTCATCCCGCTGGATTCAATTACTCTGAGTAAGCCAGGTGGGTGGGGTCCTTGATGGGGCTGCAGGGCCTCAGTGTCCCCTCCATGGACTCTCACTTGCTCCACgtgtttcttctccttcccaacAGGCGTCATTCCACCCGTCACCGTCTTCGAGTGGGGCGGCCTGAAGGCCATGCTCCACTTCTCCCAGGACCGTGTTCCTAGTCACCCGGCCATCAAGGTGCTGGTGCTCTCCCTGCTTAGCATGTCTCCTCACCCTGTCCTGGGCATCCTCTTCCAGGCTGCTGTGCCCAAGGTGAGAGAGATCCTTGTCCCCAGCCCCAGGGGTGGCTGAAGGGATGCCGGGTGGGACCAAAGCAAAGCCCAGGAGCACAAATGTAATTTCTCCCTGCTTGGACACCTTCCCCTTCAAACCTAAAAAGCCCAGTGCAATTCTAAGCACATCTGCACAGCCATAAGCCATAGAGCAACAGGTTACATCTCCATGAAACAGCtttctaaaatgcaaaacacagCTCAATCCTATGCCATTTGCATACACTCTTATCTCCAACGACAAATTGGAGAAAAGAGCTGAAGAAACAAATTGGCATTTATGTCCCAGGGGCAAAAAGAGTGGCAAATAAATAGCTGGATGACCCTCCTGCTCCAGCCTGCCCCTTGCTGAACTTGTATACCTGAGCTGAGTGAATGACTCTTCctgtcttttcccttttttgttttatgGATGGCAGTCTATGGCCATCAAGCTTCAGCCGGCCACAGGTTCAGAGCTTCCAGccttcaaccctcttctgccccCAGCAGTGATCTTCCAAGTCTTGCTGCTGAACAACCCTCAAAAGGTATGtcctgtgtgcgtgtgtgtgtgtgtgcatgtgtgtgcaaagGGGCTGGCATGCCAATGGGGGGCTCAGTCGGCTCCAGCCACACTCTGGGAGGCCAGGAGTGGAGGTCTTGTGCCCCCATCCTTTATAGGAGGACTTGGTTGGGCTGCAGAGAGCAAGGCCTGCCTGAAAAAGGAGCCGGCATGTGATGTCAGCAGCAATTCAAAAATTAGGCTTATCACCCCGTTCCTTGTGTGCATGCGGAATAGGATCTGGGAAcggtggcatagaaattaaataaatgactGAACGAAGGCTGAACAAAATGCAACAGAGAGCAGTGTAAGAGTGTTCATGACCCCCCCTTATACAGCCTGCCTGGGTTGggttgcaagccaccttgagtcccaatttgtaTGGAAATGTGGAATgacgacaatgatgatgatggtggtggtaataataataataggtgacCCCTATTTCCAGTCTTGTGACTCCACTGCGGACTCATAGCCTGATCCCAATGCCTTTCCCCTCAGTTACCCAAGTGGCACAGAAGGTATTGATAGTAAAAGGAATCGCCAGGAGATTCAGGAGTAGAGGAAGCAAGCAGCCCCCTTTCCATCTTCAGCCCTGGGCTCCTGGACAGTCAGCCATGGCACCGTAATCCATCCAGGAATATCAGAccatcttcccttcccttccctacaGGCTCCTTTGCGGCTGAGATACAGGCTCCTATTCACTCAGAATGGACAGACCCACGACGAACTCGGGGAGGTGACCAGTTTCCCCCATGAAGACCTCTGGCCTTTGAGCTGAAGGGGGCAGTCGGTGGCTGCTTGCCTGGATGCCCACGAACATCGCCTTGGATTGGGCTTGGCCTCCCCTGTGGACTTTGTTCCCAGATGTTCACTCCAGTGTTTTTGACTATGGCTGTGCCTTCTTTCTGTAAAGCAATCGGTGCATTTTGATAAAAACATAACCTTATCTAAAGGTGGTTGGAGTTTATACATGCTGCTGGATGTTTTCCTTGACTGATCCTGAAGAGAgagctatggcattctgggatttgtagtttgccgtGGCACCAGCACCATGACAGgcgtaattttgtgcatgaaacaatgtttgtgtacactgaagtaACAgcatcactgtctcagccactcattTGGACaaaacaacagctcccagaatt
This genomic stretch from Sceloporus undulatus isolate JIND9_A2432 ecotype Alabama chromosome 8, SceUnd_v1.1, whole genome shotgun sequence harbors:
- the GGA2 gene encoding ADP-ribosylation factor-binding protein GGA2 isoform X5, which encodes MARAAPPGALERLLHKATDPSGPKENWQCIQRFCDQVNSAEADGPSTALRLLEHKIQSPQEAEALQALTVLEMCVNNCGENFHHEMGKFRFLNGLIKVLSPKYLGEWSTERVKSRIMEILFSWTVWFPQEVKIRDAYQMLKKQGIIKQDPKLPEDKILPPPSLRPTGSIFDADNEKSQLLARLLKSKKPDDLQVANRLIKGLIKEEQEKSAKVSRRMSAIKEAHSSAMALEEILSRFRAKEGDSCPKPALEALQDMRAKCEKLKPLMFRVASETVEDEEALAEILRANDLLLQGLTLYEQVVGPTSAEAADLPNSPVASRASKAPPSQPPCSSSLAALFIPLDSITLSVIPPVTVFEWGGLKAMLHFSQDRVPSHPAIKVLVLSLLSMSPHPVLGILFQAAVPKSMAIKLQPATGSELPAFNPLLPPAVIFQVLLLNNPQKAPLRLRYRLLFTQNGQTHDELGEVTSFPHEDLWPLS
- the GGA2 gene encoding ADP-ribosylation factor-binding protein GGA2 isoform X7; protein product: MCVNNCGENFHHEMGKFRFLNGLIKVLSPKYLGEWSTERVKSRIMEILFSWTVWFPQEVKIRDAYQMLKKQGIIKQDPKLPEDKILPPPSLRPTGSIFDADNEKSQLLARLLKSKKPDDLQVANRLIKGLIKEEQEKSAKVSRRMSAIKEAHSSAMALEEILSRFRAKEGDSCPKPALEALQDMRAKCEKLKPLMFRVASETVEDEEALAEILRANDLLLQGLTLYEQVVGPTSAEAAAAPPDSRKSLPLIDFSELDPSSQIPTPAALQGNPDSSGDRVPSSPSAHSLDEELMSDLPNSPVASRASKAPPSQPPCSSSLAALFIPLDSITLSVIPPVTVFEWGGLKAMLHFSQDRVPSHPAIKVLVLSLLSMSPHPVLGILFQAAVPKSMAIKLQPATGSELPAFNPLLPPAVIFQVLLLNNPQKAPLRLRYRLLFTQNGQTHDELGEVTSFPHEDLWPLS
- the GGA2 gene encoding ADP-ribosylation factor-binding protein GGA2 isoform X4 produces the protein MVGEETPSGCPSTALRLLEHKIQSPQEAEALQALTVLEMCVNNCGENFHHEMGKFRFLNGLIKVLSPKYLGEWSTERVKSRIMEILFSWTVWFPQEVKIRDAYQMLKKQGIIKQDPKLPEDKILPPPSLRPTGSIFDADNEKSQLLARLLKSKKPDDLQVANRLIKGLIKEEQEKSAKVSRRMSAIKEAHSSAMALEEILSRFRAKEGDSCPKPALEALQDMRAKCEKLKPLMFRVASETVEDEEALAEILRANDLLLQGLTLYEQVVGPTSAEAAAAPPDSRKSLPLIDFSELDPSSQIPTPAALQGNPDSSGDRVPSSPSAHSLDEELMSDLPNSPVASRASKAPPSQPPCSSSLAALFIPLDSITLSVIPPVTVFEWGGLKAMLHFSQDRVPSHPAIKVLVLSLLSMSPHPVLGILFQAAVPKSMAIKLQPATGSELPAFNPLLPPAVIFQVLLLNNPQKAPLRLRYRLLFTQNGQTHDELGEVTSFPHEDLWPLS
- the GGA2 gene encoding ADP-ribosylation factor-binding protein GGA2 isoform X3, encoding MARAAPPGALERLLHKATDPSGPKENWQCIQRFCDQVNSAEADGPSTALRLLEHKIQSPQEAEALQALTVLEMCVNNCGENFHHEMGKFRFLNGLIKVLSPKYLGEWSTERVKSRIMEILFSWTVWFPQEVKIRDAYQMLKKQGIIKQDPKLPEDKILPPPSLRPTGSIFDADNEKSQLLARLLKSKKPDDLQVANRLIKGLIKEEQEKSAKVSRRMSAIKEAHSSAMALEEILSRFRAKEGDSCPKPALEALQDMRAKCEKLKPLMFRVATEILRANDLLLQGLTLYEQVVGPTSAEAAAAPPDSRKSLPLIDFSELDPSSQIPTPAALQGNPDSSGDRVPSSPSAHSLDEELMSDLPNSPVASRASKAPPSQPPCSSSLAALFIPLDSITLSVIPPVTVFEWGGLKAMLHFSQDRVPSHPAIKVLVLSLLSMSPHPVLGILFQAAVPKSMAIKLQPATGSELPAFNPLLPPAVIFQVLLLNNPQKAPLRLRYRLLFTQNGQTHDELGEVTSFPHEDLWPLS
- the GGA2 gene encoding ADP-ribosylation factor-binding protein GGA2 isoform X2; this translates as MARAAPPGALERLLHKATDPSGPKENWQCIQRFCDQVNSAEADGPSTALRLLEHKIQSPQEAEALQALTVLEMCVNNCGENFHHEMGKFRFLNGLIKVLSPKYLGEWSTERVKSRIMEILFSWTVWFPQEVKIRDAYQMLKKQGIIKQDPKLPEDKILPPPSLRPTGSIFDADNEKSQLLARLLKSKKPDDLQVANRLIKEEQEKSAKVSRRMSAIKEAHSSAMALEEILSRFRAKEGDSCPKPALEALQDMRAKCEKLKPLMFRVASETVEDEEALAEILRANDLLLQGLTLYEQVVGPTSAEAAAAPPDSRKSLPLIDFSELDPSSQIPTPAALQGNPDSSGDRVPSSPSAHSLDEELMSDLPNSPVASRASKAPPSQPPCSSSLAALFIPLDSITLSVIPPVTVFEWGGLKAMLHFSQDRVPSHPAIKVLVLSLLSMSPHPVLGILFQAAVPKSMAIKLQPATGSELPAFNPLLPPAVIFQVLLLNNPQKAPLRLRYRLLFTQNGQTHDELGEVTSFPHEDLWPLS
- the GGA2 gene encoding ADP-ribosylation factor-binding protein GGA2 isoform X1; translation: MARAAPPGALERLLHKATDPSGPKENWQCIQRFCDQVNSAEADGPSTALRLLEHKIQSPQEAEALQALTVLEMCVNNCGENFHHEMGKFRFLNGLIKVLSPKYLGEWSTERVKSRIMEILFSWTVWFPQEVKIRDAYQMLKKQGIIKQDPKLPEDKILPPPSLRPTGSIFDADNEKSQLLARLLKSKKPDDLQVANRLIKGLIKEEQEKSAKVSRRMSAIKEAHSSAMALEEILSRFRAKEGDSCPKPALEALQDMRAKCEKLKPLMFRVASETVEDEEALAEILRANDLLLQGLTLYEQVVGPTSAEAAAAPPDSRKSLPLIDFSELDPSSQIPTPAALQGNPDSSGDRVPSSPSAHSLDEELMSDLPNSPVASRASKAPPSQPPCSSSLAALFIPLDSITLSVIPPVTVFEWGGLKAMLHFSQDRVPSHPAIKVLVLSLLSMSPHPVLGILFQAAVPKSMAIKLQPATGSELPAFNPLLPPAVIFQVLLLNNPQKAPLRLRYRLLFTQNGQTHDELGEVTSFPHEDLWPLS
- the GGA2 gene encoding ADP-ribosylation factor-binding protein GGA2 isoform X6; amino-acid sequence: MARAAPPGALERLLHKATDPSGPKENWQCIQRFCDQVNSAEADGPSTALRLLEHKIQSPQEAEALQALTVLEMCVNNCGENFHHEMGKFRFLNGLIKVLSPKYLGEWSTERVKSRIMEILFSWTVWFPQEVKIRDAYQMLKKQGIIKQDPKLPEDKILPPPSLRPTGSIFDADNEKSQLLARLLKSKKPDDLQVANRLIKGLIKEEQEKSAKVSRRMSAIKEAHSSAMALEEILSRFRAKEGDSCPKPALEALQDMRAKCEKLKPLMFRVATEILRANDLLLQGLTLYEQVVGPTSAEAADLPNSPVASRASKAPPSQPPCSSSLAALFIPLDSITLSVIPPVTVFEWGGLKAMLHFSQDRVPSHPAIKVLVLSLLSMSPHPVLGILFQAAVPKSMAIKLQPATGSELPAFNPLLPPAVIFQVLLLNNPQKAPLRLRYRLLFTQNGQTHDELGEVTSFPHEDLWPLS